A region from the Aegilops tauschii subsp. strangulata cultivar AL8/78 chromosome 5, Aet v6.0, whole genome shotgun sequence genome encodes:
- the LOC141022661 gene encoding uncharacterized protein yields the protein MAMPMLTADNYTVWAIKAQTILDVHTVWEAVAPGDAAVNARKDKMARALLLGALPEDVLLLVSTKLTAREVWDSLKVRIIGANRVRAARLGTLRGEFDRMKMADGEELNVYGGRLAAMAARYANLRETLGDAALVKKLLDTVSDRLFPVVAGIEQFHDVTTMAFDEALGRLRAFDERVRRRGQVGDERGGEQLLMMAAQWAARERRHDGARDNDDWRSLASGSGGNMRRRCYKCGEHGHFRRECPQLGKGPAAEHTLLAGAYVDDDGLL from the coding sequence ATGGCGATGCCGATGCTGACCGCGGACAACTACACGGTTTGGGCCATCAAGGCGCAGACGATCCTCGACGTCCACACCGTATGGGAGGCGGTGGCACCGGGCGACGCGGCGGTGAACGCGCGGAAGGACAAGATGGCGCGCGCGTTGCTTCTCGGGGCGTTGCCAGAGGATGTGCTGCTGCTGGTGTCGACGAAGCTCACCGCCAGGGAGGTATGGGACTCCCTGAAGGTGAGGATCATCGGCGCCAATCGGGTCCGCGCAGCGAGGCTGGGGACGCTGCGCGGCGAATTCGACCGGATGAAGATGGCGGACGGCGAGGAGCTCAACGTTTACGGTGGGAGGCTtgcggcgatggcggcgaggtATGCCAACCTCAGGGAGACGCTGGGCGACGCAGCACTTGTCAAGAAGTTGCTGGATACGGTGTCGGATCGCCTCTTCCCTGTCGTCGCCGGCATCGAGCAGTTCCACGACGTGACGACGATGGCGTTCGATGAAGCGCTCGGGCGGCTGCGTGCGTTCGACGAGCGGGTTCGGCGCCGTGGACAAGTCGGCGACGAGCGCGGGGGTGAGCAGCTGCTCATGATGGCGGCGCAGTGGGCAGCACGGGAGCGTCGACACGACGGTGCTCGGGACAACGACGACTGGCGCAGCTTGGCGTCGGGGAGCGGCGGCAACATGCGCAGGCGCTGCTACAAGTGCGGGGAGCACGGGCACTTCCGGCGTGAGTGCCCGCAGCTGGGGAAAGGACCGGCGGCGGAGCACACTCTCTTGGCCGGcgcctacgtcgacgacgacgGACTCCTCTAG